A window of Mycolicibacterium holsaticum DSM 44478 = JCM 12374 genomic DNA:
CCGTTCCAGAACTCCTCGATGTCGCTGACGGCCTGGCGGGCCAGCTCGTCGATGTCGCCGCCGTCGGTGCCCTTGACCTTGCGGGTCGGCTCGGGGGGGTCGGGCCGCAGGCCGGTCGGCCCGTCGGTGGCAGGCATCCCGGCGACGCGGAACGGGTCGGCGAACACCGAAACGGGCGTGCCCTGCAATGTCGTCGAGCACGCCGCGGCGAGCAGCACCGCGGACGACACCGCGAGCACGGCGCCCACCAGGTGTCGTCGCCTCATGCAGATATACCTAATACGCCCAAAGAGACATTTGGGCGTAAAAGTGCGGGTGAGTTTCGCCAAAACGTCCATCTCGGCGCTACGGGATCAGTCGCCGCGCAGCCGCTGAAGCGCCTGATAAACCCGGGTGGAATCGGTCGTCGCCCAGAACGGTGGCAGCGACGCGCGCAGATAGCCGCTGTAGCGGGCGGTGGCCATCCGCGAGTCGAGCACCGCGACGACGCCGCGGTCCTCCACGGTGCGCAGCAACCGGCCCGCACCCTGGGCCAGCAGCAGCGCTGCGTGGCTGGCGGCGACGGCCATGAACCCGTTGCCGCCGCGGGCCGCCACCGCACGTTGGCGCGCGGTGAGCAACGGGTCGTCGGGACGCGGAAACGGGATGCGGTCGATGAGCACCAGCGACAGCGACGGACCGGGCACGTCGACGCCCTGCCACAGCGACAACGTGCCGAACAGCGACGTCCCGGGATCCTCGGCGAACCGCTTGACCAGCGCCGACGTGGTGTCCTCACCCTGGCACAGCACCGGGGTGTCGAGGCGCTCCCGCATGATCTCGGCGGCCGCCTTCGCCGCCCGCATCGACGAGAACAGGCCCAGCGTGCGACCACCCGCCGCGGTCACCAGCGCAGCGATCTCGTCGAGTTGTTCGGCGTTGGTGAATGTCGCCGACTCCGCGGCTCCGGCCCGGCTGCCGCGGTGCCCAGGCGGCGGCAGATGCGCGGCGACGTAGAGGATGCCCGACTTCGCGTGCTCGAACGGTGACCCGACGTCGATGCCCCGCCACTTGGTCTCCTCACCGGCCAAACCCCATGCCGACGCCATCGCGTCGAACGTGCCGCCGATGGTCAGCGTCGCCGACGTGAGAACCGTCGTCGCGTGCTCGAAAAGCCTGACGCGCAACAACCCTGCCACCGACAGCGGCGCCACCCGCAACACGGCGCGAACGTTGCCGCGGTTGTCCTCGTGGTCCAACCACACCACGTCGGTGCGATCGGCAATGGCCGGGACGAACGAGTCCAAGATGCGTGACGCGGTGTCGCCGACGTCGGTCAACGCCGTGACCGCCTCCGCACGCGCCGACGCCGCCTTCGGGTCGCTGGGGCTCGTGTCGATCGCCGACCGCACCCGGTGCACGGCGTCGCGCAGCGCGGTCAGATACGTCGCCATCTCGTCGTCGAGCACGTCGATACGGCCGGGGGTGGCGTCATGGATGGCCGACGAGATCGTCGCGGTCGCCGCCTCCAGCCGTTGCGCAAGTTCGGGGTCGACGAGGCGCGCGGCCCGCCGGTGCGCCACCCCCAGCGACGTCGCCGACAACTCCCCGGTGGCCACCGACGTCACCCGGTCGACCAGTTCGTGGGCCTCGTCGACAACCAGTAGACGGTGTTCGGGCAGCACGGCCGCATCGGAGATCGCGTCGATGGCCAGCAGCGCGTGGTTGGTGACGACGACATCGGCGCGCCCGGCCTTCTCACGGGCCCGTTCGGAAAAGCAGTCGGTGCCGAACGGGCACCGCGACACCCCGATGCATTCCCGCGCCGAGACGCTGACCTGCGACCACGACCGGTCCGGCACGCCCGGGGTCAGCTCGTCCCGATCACCGGTGTCGGTCTCTGACGACCACGCGATCAGCCGCTGCACGTCGCGGCCGAGCGCGCTGGCCGCCAACGGCTCGAACAGTTCCTCCTGCGGCCGGTCTTCCGGTTCAGCCGCGGCGGACCCGTTGTGAATCTTGTTCAGGCACAGATAATTTCCGCGGCCCTTCAGCAGCGCGAACTCCGGGGCGCGGGGCAACGCGGCTGCCAGCGACCCGGCCAGCCGGGGCAGGTCGCGGTCCACGAGCTGGCGTTGCAACGCGATGGTCGCCGTCGACACCACGACCGGTTCGTCGATTTCGAGGGCACGGGCGATCGCAGGCACCAGATAGGCCAGCGATTTGCCGGTGCCCGTCCCGGCCTGCACCGCGAGGTGCTCACCGGTCTCGAAGGCACGCGCCACCGCCTGGGCCATCTCGATCTGACCGCTGCGCTCGCTACCGCCCAACGAGGCGACCGCCGTGGCGAGCAGGTCGGTGACCCGCCTCTGGTCCCCCGTCGCTTCGCTCCTACCCTCCGAAGTCGTGGTTCCTCCTATGTTGCGCGCGCGACCATGCGCGTCGGGATCGCCGGTTCGCCGCGGGAGAGTGCCAGACCGTGCCACGGCAAGCTTTTCAGGCCGGCACGGACCCGTCCGCGCGCGGTGTCCAGCCCGAGGTCGCCGACTGGTTGGCCGTCGCGCACCAACGTCTCGGTGAGCGGTCGCTCGGCCAGCCCCCGCGGGGCCGCGGGCGGCTGTCCATACAGATGCACGACCTCTTCGACCATCGTGCCGGTGGTCTTGGCGAGCCGCGTCGCCTGTTTACGGCCGCCGTGGGATTCCTTGCGGCTGCTGCGCTTCTCCACCGGCATCCCGTCCACCTCGACGAGCTTGTACACCATGCCGGCTGTGGGCGCGCCCGAGCCGGTGACCAGCGAAGTACCGACACCGAAGCTGTCGACGGGTTCGGCGCGCAGCGAGGCGATGCCGAACTCGTCGAGGTCGCCGGAGACCACGATGCGGGTTCGTCGCGCGCCCAGCCGGTCCAACTGGTCGCGGACCTGGCGCGCCAGCACACCGAGGTCGCCGGAGTCGATGCGTACCGCGCCGAGTTCGGGCCCGGCCACCTCGACGGCGTTGGCCACCCCGGTGGTGATGTCGTAGGTGTCGACCAGCAGCGTGGTGTCCACGCCGAGCGCCTGCACCTGCGCGTGAAACGCCGCCTTCTCGTCCGGCCCGCGGTCGGTGGCGTACAGCAGCGTGAACGCGTGGGCGCTGGTGCCGACGGCGGGCACGCCGTAGACGCGTTGGGCCTCGAGGTTGGACGAGGCGGTGAACCCGGCGAGGTAGGCCGCCCGCGCGGCGGCCACCGCGGCTCGCTCGTGGGTGCGCCGCGAGCCCATCTCGATCAGCGAGCGTCCCTCGGCCGCGGACACCATCCGCGCCGCGGCCGACGCGATAGCGCTGTCGTGGTTGAAGATCGACAGCGCCAGGGTTTCCAACACCACGCATTCGCCGAACGTGCCGTGCACGGACAACACCGGTGAGCCCGGGAAGTACAGTTCGCCCTCGCCGTACCCGTCGACGTCGCCGCCGAATCGGTAGTCGGCCAGGTAGGCCAGCGTCTGGTCATCGCAGAACCCGGACAGCGCCGAGAGGGCCTCGTCGTCGAACGTGAACTGCGCCAACGCATCAACGAACCGCGCCGTTCCGGCGACCACGCCGTACCGGCGCCCGTCGGGCAGGCGCCGGGCGAACATCTCGAAGGTGGTGCGGCGGTGCGCGGTGCCGTCACGCAGGGCGGCAGCAAGCATCGTCAACTCGTATTTGTCGGTGAGCAACGCCAGGGACGCCCCAGTCACACCGCAACCGTAGTAGGTCAAAGCCGTCCGTATGCCCCGGCTATCCTTGAGCACATGGTTACGCCGGCCAAGGCCCGACCGGGAACCCGTGAGGAGCGTGACGTCGCCACGCACGAGGCGACCGACGTCCCGTGGGTGACCATCGTGTGGGACGACCCGGTCAACCTGATGACCTACGTGACGTACGTCTTCCAGAAGTTGTTCGGCTACAGCGAGCCGCACGCGACCAAACTCATGCTGCAGGTGCACAACGAAGGTAAGGCCGTGGTGTCGGCAGGCAGCCGTGAGTCGATGGAGGTCGACGTGTCCAAGCTCCATGCCGCCGGCTTGTGGGCGACCATGC
This region includes:
- a CDS encoding ATP-dependent DNA helicase encodes the protein MGGSERSGQIEMAQAVARAFETGEHLAVQAGTGTGKSLAYLVPAIARALEIDEPVVVSTATIALQRQLVDRDLPRLAGSLAAALPRAPEFALLKGRGNYLCLNKIHNGSAAAEPEDRPQEELFEPLAASALGRDVQRLIAWSSETDTGDRDELTPGVPDRSWSQVSVSARECIGVSRCPFGTDCFSERAREKAGRADVVVTNHALLAIDAISDAAVLPEHRLLVVDEAHELVDRVTSVATGELSATSLGVAHRRAARLVDPELAQRLEAATATISSAIHDATPGRIDVLDDEMATYLTALRDAVHRVRSAIDTSPSDPKAASARAEAVTALTDVGDTASRILDSFVPAIADRTDVVWLDHEDNRGNVRAVLRVAPLSVAGLLRVRLFEHATTVLTSATLTIGGTFDAMASAWGLAGEETKWRGIDVGSPFEHAKSGILYVAAHLPPPGHRGSRAGAAESATFTNAEQLDEIAALVTAAGGRTLGLFSSMRAAKAAAEIMRERLDTPVLCQGEDTTSALVKRFAEDPGTSLFGTLSLWQGVDVPGPSLSLVLIDRIPFPRPDDPLLTARQRAVAARGGNGFMAVAASHAALLLAQGAGRLLRTVEDRGVVAVLDSRMATARYSGYLRASLPPFWATTDSTRVYQALQRLRGD
- the clpS gene encoding ATP-dependent Clp protease adapter ClpS codes for the protein MVTPAKARPGTREERDVATHEATDVPWVTIVWDDPVNLMTYVTYVFQKLFGYSEPHATKLMLQVHNEGKAVVSAGSRESMEVDVSKLHAAGLWATMQQDR
- a CDS encoding nicotinate phosphoribosyltransferase, with the protein product MTGASLALLTDKYELTMLAAALRDGTAHRRTTFEMFARRLPDGRRYGVVAGTARFVDALAQFTFDDEALSALSGFCDDQTLAYLADYRFGGDVDGYGEGELYFPGSPVLSVHGTFGECVVLETLALSIFNHDSAIASAAARMVSAAEGRSLIEMGSRRTHERAAVAAARAAYLAGFTASSNLEAQRVYGVPAVGTSAHAFTLLYATDRGPDEKAAFHAQVQALGVDTTLLVDTYDITTGVANAVEVAGPELGAVRIDSGDLGVLARQVRDQLDRLGARRTRIVVSGDLDEFGIASLRAEPVDSFGVGTSLVTGSGAPTAGMVYKLVEVDGMPVEKRSSRKESHGGRKQATRLAKTTGTMVEEVVHLYGQPPAAPRGLAERPLTETLVRDGQPVGDLGLDTARGRVRAGLKSLPWHGLALSRGEPAIPTRMVARAT